The genomic segment GCATTGTTTTGGGAAGCTGTTTTTCTTGCGAAACTCAAATAATTGCCTTCCCTCATGACTTGATCGCCCCTCACTGTATCATTTTAGAATCTACGAAGGCTTTCGATGCCGTCTCGCATAATTTCCATCTCTTAAAAATGTCCAAACGAGAACTAGATCCTAACATTTTGGGTTGGATAGAATGCTTCTTCTTAAACCGATCTCAATGCGTGCTAATGTCTTTGATTCTCCATCAGTGTCGGTTGCCTCAGGAGTGCCAGTAAATGAAACTTCCattaaaacacgctggcgggctgGTTGGTTTGAATCCACGATAGAATGCGTAAGCTCGAGTGAACGAGGACGTacaaagaaacagatacacacagCGTTGTGGTCGCGCTTACACGTTCCATCACGGAAACTTCCATGCGGTAAGCAGGCGCGTAGTCAATGGCGTGACACTTGacacgcaagaaaaataaagggaaaacgCTGACTCACGCAGCCTCTCGTTCGTGCCGGGAACGGCCACTTGCACCTGCCGACCGTTATCGGCGTTCCGCTGACCAGAGTCTCGAACCCAATCGGCAGCGACGCCTACATAAGCGCTTTCTCGAGGGCCACAGCAGGGCGTGTACTACAAGACAGTCGCCGCCGTTTGTCGCGAAACATTCCTGCAGGGAAAGCAGTTCGGTTCGGAGGCTACGTGCTTTAAGCTAAGAACTCGCCCTTTCTATTTATTTAGACCAGcgaagatcttttttttttgtctttttaagcAGTATTTAAGGCCACGATGCGCGACATTAGTGCAATCATCAGCCCATTGGCGTTGATCGCCCTCTTGGAAGCGGTGACGGCGAGACCTTTGCTCGTCCTGCCCGGTAAGTCTTTACACTTTCTGCCGCGAATAGTTGTCTTTTCAGTCGTGCCGTGTTTCTGGGTAAGCCGTATACTCGTGTACTGTGAATCCTCTGCCTTGTGCCCGCTTCGTTTTGCCAGAGGGAGTGGCTTGCCTTAAGGTACGTAATCCGGCATAGCTTTAACCTTTCTGTTAGAAGACTACTCCGTTCGGCCCGCGCCAGTGGCTTTAGTTTCATATGGCCGAGCGCGAGGGCTTGACTTCTGGCAGTATTTAGGCGACGGGCACAATGCAGAAGCACTACTAATCTACGcctactttgatttaggtgcatgttgaagaatcCCAGGAGACCCAAGTAATCCGGAGCACTCCGCTGAGGCGTCCCTCGCCGTGGATTTTCTGGATATAAACCCACCCTCCCTCTTGATTCAGTTTCAAATTTGTGAGCCTACTTCACATATGGCAAGCGACAGCTCTTCGCTACGTTACAGATGCCGAGAGGAACCGATTAACATCGCGTGAAGACGTGTTCGTTGCAATTTGATCATTTAGTGTTCTGGCTGCGCACTTTCTCTTCATAAACTATGTTAAAATCGTGCTTCGCTGGAAGTGGTTTTGTTTCACCAATTCCAGTCCAACGTAGTTCCGCTCCCCTGTCTCGAGACTACTATACCTTATGGGAATTGCCCCTTGTAAGCGTTTCGCAGAACCCTCGGCAACATCGGTTGACGGTATCTCACGCTCTTTGTCGACCTCCTATTGCCTACGCCCGAGTGCATCCTTATCGTTAGCTTCGCTTCTTTTTATTCCACAGACGCTGCAAAGCCGTCCAAATTCGACGAGTACGTCATTGACCCGCCCGACATAGTCGAACGCGGCGGGTTGCACATACAAAGACCCAGCAGCGACGACGAACTCGACGTGACCTTGAGCCGACCTCCGGCCGAACTGGCACCTGCTCATGGACTCCGGTACCACGACGTCGTCTACGACATGTCGTCGGAGACGGCCGACTACTACGACGACGACCGCGGAC from the Dermacentor variabilis isolate Ectoservices chromosome 9, ASM5094787v1, whole genome shotgun sequence genome contains:
- the LOC142558175 gene encoding uncharacterized protein LOC142558175; amino-acid sequence: MRDISAIISPLALIALLEAVTARPLLVLPDAAKPSKFDEYVIDPPDIVERGGLHIQRPSSDDELDVTLSRPPAELAPAHGLRYHDVVYDMSSETADYYDDDRGPQYRAYRAPAYQVGHSASRRTLRTGSEVSSVPSEVVKRSLGPSGLSDRRRLVTEAPRKAPFSVGYTREEDDWLLLSTRHHEPHWEASTAYRVPPFTAPLRR